From a region of the Tamandua tetradactyla isolate mTamTet1 chromosome 10, mTamTet1.pri, whole genome shotgun sequence genome:
- the PLAAT1 gene encoding phospholipase A and acyltransferase 1 isoform X1, with amino-acid sequence MAFHDCFSLDYSGNPRPGDLIEVFRSGYQHWALYLGDGYVVNIVPLEDGTPASFTSAKSIFSSKAMVKMQLLKDVVGDDTYRINNKYDEAYPPLPVEEVVQRSEFVIGREVAYNILVNNCEHFVTLLRYGEGVSEQTSRAMTTIGFVIAAAGAFSFLGLFPRGRQQKNY; translated from the exons ATGGCGTTTCATGATTGCTTTAGTTTGGACTACTCTGGCAACCCCAGGCCAGGAGACTTGATTGAAGTGTTCCGTTCTGGTTATCAGCACTGGGCACTGTACTTAGGTGATGGTTATGTTGTCAACATAGTGCCTCTAG AGGATGGGACTCCTGCATCGTTCACAAGTGCCAAGTCTATATTCAGCAGCAAGGCCATGGTGAAGATGCAGCTCTTGAAGGATGTGGTGGGCGATGACACCTATAGAATAAACAATAAGTATGATGAGGCCTACCCCCCTCTCCCCGTGGAAGAAGTCGTGCAACGGTCCGAGTTTGTTATTGGACGGGAGGTGGCATATAACATCCTTGTCAACAACTGTGAACATTTTGTGACTTTGCTTCGCTATGGAGAAGGAGTTTCGGAGCAG ACCAGCCGAGCAATGACTACCATTGGGTTTGTGATAGCTGCTGCTGGTGCTTTCTCATTCCTGGGCTTGTTTCCAAGAGGGCGACAACAAAAAAACTATTGA
- the PLAAT1 gene encoding phospholipase A and acyltransferase 1 isoform X3 has protein sequence MAFHDCFSLDYSGNPRPGDLIEVFRSGYQHWALYLGDGYVVNIVPLEDGTPASFTSAKSIFSSKAMVKMQLLKDVVGDDTYRINNKYDEAYPPLPVEEVVQRSEFVIGREVAYNILVNNCEHFVTLLRYGEGVSEQHRFAVAA, from the exons ATGGCGTTTCATGATTGCTTTAGTTTGGACTACTCTGGCAACCCCAGGCCAGGAGACTTGATTGAAGTGTTCCGTTCTGGTTATCAGCACTGGGCACTGTACTTAGGTGATGGTTATGTTGTCAACATAGTGCCTCTAG AGGATGGGACTCCTGCATCGTTCACAAGTGCCAAGTCTATATTCAGCAGCAAGGCCATGGTGAAGATGCAGCTCTTGAAGGATGTGGTGGGCGATGACACCTATAGAATAAACAATAAGTATGATGAGGCCTACCCCCCTCTCCCCGTGGAAGAAGTCGTGCAACGGTCCGAGTTTGTTATTGGACGGGAGGTGGCATATAACATCCTTGTCAACAACTGTGAACATTTTGTGACTTTGCTTCGCTATGGAGAAGGAGTTTCGGAGCAG CATAGATTTGCTGTGGCAGCTTGA
- the PLAAT1 gene encoding phospholipase A and acyltransferase 1 isoform X2, producing the protein MAFHDCFSLDYSGNPRPGDLIEVFRSGYQHWALYLGDGYVVNIVPLEDGTPASFTSAKSIFSSKAMVKMQLLKDVVGDDTYRINNKYDEAYPPLPVEEVVQRSEFVIGREVAYNILVNNCEHFVTLLRYGEGVSEQICCGSLNKKQ; encoded by the exons ATGGCGTTTCATGATTGCTTTAGTTTGGACTACTCTGGCAACCCCAGGCCAGGAGACTTGATTGAAGTGTTCCGTTCTGGTTATCAGCACTGGGCACTGTACTTAGGTGATGGTTATGTTGTCAACATAGTGCCTCTAG AGGATGGGACTCCTGCATCGTTCACAAGTGCCAAGTCTATATTCAGCAGCAAGGCCATGGTGAAGATGCAGCTCTTGAAGGATGTGGTGGGCGATGACACCTATAGAATAAACAATAAGTATGATGAGGCCTACCCCCCTCTCCCCGTGGAAGAAGTCGTGCAACGGTCCGAGTTTGTTATTGGACGGGAGGTGGCATATAACATCCTTGTCAACAACTGTGAACATTTTGTGACTTTGCTTCGCTATGGAGAAGGAGTTTCGGAGCAG ATTTGCTGTGGCAGCTTGAACAAGAAGCAGTAG